Sequence from the Sciurus carolinensis chromosome 1, mSciCar1.2, whole genome shotgun sequence genome:
GGAAACCAGTTCAGGTGAGTACTGtgttcaaatatacaaaaaaccTTATTTCTTTTAGACTTACCCCTTTTCTGGAAACATTTTAGCTATGTATTAagagaaacattattttttcctgtgcCAGTGACTTTGGAGAGGGATTATCTTAAGGGCAATGAACTTTCTTTAGGactgacttccttccttccccgTGGACTGGCTGCTGGGTCCTTGGCTGCTCCTGGATGGAGCCCTGGGAGTGCAGCTTAACTCTAGGTTAGGGCACTCATTCTAAGACTTTGGAAGGCATTCTTCATAGCTGAGGCTAGTTTGGAAATGTCTTCTTCAGGTCTGTCACTCATAGAATCTAAATGAGTATGTCTGCTTAGCAGCTGTGCTGGAGACTTGGGTTGGCAGAAACACACCTTGATGTGTTAAAAGAAAGACTGCCCAGTATATGAGGTGCCATTTACACCTGTTTTGCAGTGGGTCTGGCTGCAGCCCTGGTATGTTGATCTTGGGTTCCAAATTCCTTGACCAGTCCACAGAGGATGAGGTTCTTCCCCACAGGCAACCATGTGATCTTCCATTGAATTCTGACAGTTACATCAAGGCTGATTCAGAGTCTTACCACACTGTCCCTTTTGTGCTGCTTGGTCCTGATTGCCTTTTGAATCTCTTTTAGAGCTCTGAGCTCTTCACCTTGACCTATGGGGCTCTTGTCACCCAGCTATGCAAGGACTATGAAAATGATGAAGATGTGAATAAACAGCTGGACAAAATGTGAGTGAGCACCTTTGCAGGAGAGACAGGAATGGGGCTCTCCAGCACACTGAGTCTACATTGTACTTTAGAGCCATGAGCAGGGTCTTCTCTCTTGTAGCCAACATTTGGGTTAAAGTTTCTGCTGAGCTCATTTATTGGAATATTTTAAGATTATCCCCATTTTCCTTTTACCAACAATAACCTATGTTCAGACGTAAGACTTTTAGACCCATAATAGTCTCTTCTCTAATTTCCTTCCCAGGGGCTATAACATTGGAGTTCGGCTGATTGAAGATTTTTTGGCACGGTCAAATGTTGGGAGATGCCATGATTTTCGGGAAACTGCAGATGTCATTGCCAAGGTCATTATCCTAGGCCACCTGGCTGTGCTGAAAGATTGCCACTGGGAGGCACTGCTTACCATTTTCTCTGCCCTAGGCCCTTAATTTCCTAAAAGACTGATTAAGCAACCATTTGGGCCAAAGAAATCTTCCCCATGGTTTGGGAAGAGcagattataaaaaaaataggaagaataatTGGGATCATTCCTGTGAATTAAAGCCACTGAAATTAAAGCCAGATGATCTCTGTGAAGTTATACCTGAGTAGCGTGGGTGTTAAATTATGGACTTTGGGCCAggcgcggtggtgcatgcctttaatcccactGGCttaggagaatgaggcaggaggcttgcaagttcaaatccagccctAGCAATTTagggagtccctaagcaactcagcgagaccctatctctaaataaaatattaaaaaggactggttatgtgactcagtggttaagtgcccctgggttcaatccctggtacaaaaaagaataTGGACTTtggactgggtgcagtggcacacaactgtaattccagcaatttaggagactgaggcaggaggactgcaagtgtaaggccaatctcagcaacctagcaatacgtgtctcaaaataaaaaggattggggatgtagctaagaggtagagcaccccagggttcaatcccctggtacaaccaaaaataaataattaaaaagacaaaaaaaaaaaaatgaggatgtaGCAAAACCTGACATCAAATTCTGGTGCCAGTATTTATTAGTTATGGGTTCTTGTGTAAGTTGCTTTTTTGGTgagggggtggtaccagggattgaactcaggtacttgaccactgaaccacatccccagccctattttgtattgtgtttagagatggggtctcactgagttgcttagtgcctcgcttttgctgaggctggctttgaactcgagattctcctgcctcagcctccaagcccctgggattacaggcgtgggccattGCACCCAGCTGTAAGTTGTTTTTAACATCTTTAATTACcagttatctttaaaatgaaaagagctaCCTCACATGGTTGTTGTAAGGAGTAAATTATGGACAAGACCGTTAAGATAAAATGAATGTACTTAGCATAGTGTTATGCTTAtagtaaatatttgctattattaaCATTAGtgctattattaatattatatgttATGGTATAATAAATACTAGAACTTCCACAGCTCTGTGATGTCAGTTACCTCAAGGATGGTTCTTTGAATTGTAAGTATGCTGGCCATAACCCAAATCCTCAAGAGAATTGACAGTGGAGAGAGCTTAGGAATTAGGAAGTAGATAGGGAAGGAGGTCTTGAAAGTAATTCTGTCCCAGTGACCTATATTCACTTTCAAGGAAGTGGGTTCAGGTAGTACAGACAGGACAGGGGGCGGGTCAGCACCTCTCTGCTCAGATGCTGGTTCAGGATATCTGCCCTGTCAGAAGATTGCTTCTCCCTTCCACTGAGAAGTGCAAGTAAATGCTGAACCAAGTAGTTGCTTAACTGTATGCTACTATGAAGGATAGGGGTGTGGAACTGTGCACAGATGTTTCTCCTTTTTTACCCTGAATACCTAAGGTGTTGTCATCTTTCAGAGACCAGTTTATTCCTAAGCTACTGTTTCTCTCCTTTGCAGGCCTGTTGCCTTCCCTATTGTACAGTTTCTGCTGTCTTTCCCCATAGTGCTACTGTGTGTCTCCTGAACAGGTGGCGTTCAAGATGTACTTGGGCATCACGCCAAGCATCACTAATTGGAGTCCAGCTGGTGATGAATTCTCCCTCATTTTGGAAAATAACCCCTTGGTGGACTTTGTGGAACTTCCTGATAACCACTCGTCCCTTATTTATTCCAATCTCTTGTGTGGGGTGCTGCGGGGAGCCTTGGAAATGGTGAGTGTTAGCTCTTTACCTTCTGCAGCACCTACAGTGCAATAGGGtcttgaatgagagagagagagagagagagaaggacttTGGCCCACCCAGCCCTCTCTTCTTGCAGTGACCATGCTGCTGAGGTAGGATTCAAGTTGGACATTTCTACATGGTGATCATCCTCCCTACTAGGCTGGGAAGTGGTGCTGTCAGCCACACAGTCTAGGGTTATCCTTTCCCAAATTGACTGACTTGGCAACCGTCTCATTGAGTTTCTCCTTATGGGTTAGGATCACTGTCTTCTGTAGTAGAACACTAGAGTTGGCCACCCTATCCATGTGGAAACCAGCCCTTCTTTTTGGACAGCTGTAGGTGTTGTCAGTTATAGCCCCATCCCAGTGGTTCCCTAGTCTTTAGCTAGGCATCTGCCCCTTCATTTTCTCACTCTCCCCTAGGTCCAGATGGCTGTGGAGGCCAAGTTTGTCCAGGACACCCTGAAAGGAGATGGTGTGACAGAAATCCGGATGAGGTTCATCAGGCGGATTGAAGACAATCTCCCAGCTGGAGAAGAATGACCATCCTCAGGACTTGAGGGTAGGCAGCAGGAGCATTTGTTGGAATCAAAAAGGATCCAGTGCTCCCTCTGCCCCCTGGAACTCAGAGACTCTACACGGAtgtta
This genomic interval carries:
- the Trappc3 gene encoding trafficking protein particle complex subunit 3, coding for MSRQANRGTESKKMSSELFTLTYGALVTQLCKDYENDEDVNKQLDKMGYNIGVRLIEDFLARSNVGRCHDFRETADVIAKVAFKMYLGITPSITNWSPAGDEFSLILENNPLVDFVELPDNHSSLIYSNLLCGVLRGALEMVQMAVEAKFVQDTLKGDGVTEIRMRFIRRIEDNLPAGEE